A stretch of the Ostrea edulis chromosome 9, xbOstEdul1.1, whole genome shotgun sequence genome encodes the following:
- the LOC125658827 gene encoding uncharacterized protein LOC125658827 isoform X2 — protein sequence MNESDFEEGRIDFEMDSEMKWRGYRKQEGKRGNRGEVVYIPISSVYTSSQSDTDPEKDRETEEHDFENPMAQTAVPDIEKKKKLCINEKYYSLNRMQREKFVETNKAISVLNLLKTGNLIAVTGLPGEGKSTTVARCLECLGEAMNLPIKYIRRRHQLFNISTDYRGFVVVDGPLDRISHDPQFNIFLSHLRKYIHRIKRFRYSKVVIVIQKEVLKFLNLHYRNHTWINEFLTFDMSVPTLSQEEKRELLQGKIGNSTAEIEEIVSYDQRVYGFPDSCRRLSFCETETRDEFLKMSIEWIPCHYTHSH from the exons ATGAACGAAAGTGACTTTGAAGAAGGAAGAATTGATTTTGAGATGGATTCTGAAATGAAATGGAGAGGATATAGAAAACAAGAAGGG AAAAGAGGAAATCGAGGGGAGGTTGTGTACATTCCAATATCTAGTGTTTACACGTCATCTCAATCAGATACAGATCCGGAGAAGGACAGGGAAACTGAAGAACACGATTTTG AAAACCCAATGGCACAGACAGCTGTACCTGACATCGAGAAAAAGAAGAAACTATGTATCAACGAGAAGTATTATTCATTGAATCGTATGCAAAGAGAAAAGTTTGTTGAGACAAACAAGGCAATATCAGTTCTAAACTTGTTGAAGACTGGCAACCTAATTGCAGTTACTGGTCTTCCTGGAGAAGGTAAAAGTACGACAGTGGCCAGGTGTCTGGAGTGTCTTGGTGAAGCAATGAATCTTCCGATAAAATACATTCGTCGACGACATCAGCTTTTCAACATCAGCACAGATTATAGGGGATTTGTTGTGGTCGATGGACCGCTTGATCGCATTTCTCACGATCCACAGTTCAACATATTTCTTTCTCATTTGCGGAAATACATTCATCGAATAAAACGATTCCGTTACAGTAAAGTTGTAATTGTAATACAGAAAGAAGTATTAAAGtttttgaatctgcattatcgAAACCACACCTggataaatgaatttttgacGTTTGACATGTCTGTTCCTACTCTGTCCCAGGAGGAAAAAAGGGAACTTTTGCAAGGAAAAATCGGAAACAGTACCGCAGAAATAGAAGAGATTGTTTCATACGATCAGAGAGTCTATGGGTTTCCAGATTCTTGTCGCAGACTAAGTTTTTGCGAAACTGAAACTAGGGATGAGTTTTTgaaaatgtctattgaatggaTACCGTGTCATTATACCCACTCGCACTAA